A genomic segment from Gaiellales bacterium encodes:
- a CDS encoding dodecin family protein has translation MPVTKVIEVIGSSADGADAAVREAVSSAGRSIRGISHVDIVSITCDVEDGQIARWNALVKIAFPVEPR, from the coding sequence ATGCCGGTCACGAAGGTCATCGAGGTCATCGGCAGCTCCGCCGACGGCGCGGACGCCGCGGTGCGCGAGGCGGTGAGCTCGGCCGGCCGCTCGATCCGCGGCATCTCCCACGTCGACATCGTCTCGATCACGTGCGACGTCGAGGACGGCCAGATCGCCCGCTGGAACGCGCTCGTGAAGATCGCGTTCCCGGTCGAGCCGCGCTAG
- a CDS encoding cupin domain-containing protein, translating to MVPESGYEKAENGILPKGEGWFVVNAREAAWRDSDFGAYTRFEGDVHFPQIGINVSVLAPGQPSCMYHGEDEQEDFLILSGECLLLVEGQERLLRAWDFVHCPAWTEHVFVGAGDGPCTLLAIGGRSDGDVIYPEAEVARRHGAGVEKTTKEPKEAYAGFGHDVPTGFRKEWLPG from the coding sequence GTGGTCCCCGAGAGTGGGTACGAGAAGGCGGAGAACGGGATCCTCCCCAAGGGCGAGGGCTGGTTCGTCGTCAACGCCCGCGAGGCCGCCTGGCGCGACAGCGACTTCGGCGCCTACACGCGCTTCGAGGGCGACGTCCATTTCCCCCAGATCGGGATCAACGTCAGCGTCCTCGCCCCAGGCCAGCCGTCCTGCATGTATCACGGGGAGGACGAGCAGGAGGACTTCCTCATCCTGTCCGGCGAATGCCTGCTCCTGGTCGAGGGCCAGGAGCGGCTCCTTCGGGCGTGGGACTTCGTCCACTGCCCGGCCTGGACGGAGCACGTGTTCGTCGGCGCCGGCGACGGCCCCTGCACGCTGCTCGCGATCGGCGGCCGCAGCGACGGCGACGTCATCTACCCGGAGGCCGAGGTGGCCCGCCGCCACGGCGCCGGCGTCGAGAAGACGACGAAGGAGCCGAAGGAGGCCTACGCAGGCTTCGGGCACGACGTCCCCACCGGATTCCGCAAGGAGTGGCTGCCGGGCTAG